From the genome of Planctomycetia bacterium:
TCCGAAGTAGGCCGTCAGCAACTCACGATAGGCGGAGCGAAGTCGCGCCACGGTTAGCGGTTCGCCGGCTTCCACCAGTTCGTGCGTGATCTTTTCGAACTCCGCGAACATGGTTTGGCGGAAAATCGTGCCGCGGATGTCGTCGATCGCCTTGTTGATCAGGTACGCCCGTTCGCGGCGGTCGTTGGCCTTGGCCAACAAGTGTTTGAGCAGCAGTTGTTCGTTGAAGGTGCTGGCCACTTCGGCGACGAAGATCGTGTAGTCGTAGTATTGAAACGGCTGCGACTTGGCCGAGAAATACGAGTGCATCGAGTGCCCCGCCTCGTGCGCCAGGGTGAACACGTGGTTCAGCACCGCTTCCTGATAGTTCATCAGGATGTACGGTTGCCCGTCGAAGGAGCCGCAACTGAACGCGCCGCTTTGCTTGCCTTGATTCTCGTAGCGATCGCACCAGCCGTCGTTGAGTCCGCGTTCTAGGACGCGGCCATATTCGCTGCCCAACGGCGCGAGGGACGCGATCACCACGTCCACCGCTTGTTGCCAACTGTGTCGGCGTTCGAGTTCGCTGAGAATCGGCACGTAGGTGTCGTAGTGATGAATCTCCTTGAGCTTCATCCGACGACGACGCAATTCGTAGTAGCGATACAGCGACGGCAAATGCGCGCGAACGCTGGAGATCAAGTTATCGTACACGCTGCGCGGGACGCGATCCGGGAAGAGGGCCGCATCGAGCGAGCTCGCATGGCGCCGCGCCTTGGCATAGTAGGCGTCGCGCTGCACCGCACCGGCGTAGGATGCCGCCAGCGTGTTGGCGTGGCTGCTGTAGGCTTCGTAGTACTGGTGAAACGCCGCCTTGCGAATCTTGCGATCCGGCGAGTGCAGGCAGGTGGAAAACGTGGCGTGGCTCAACTCGATCGTTCCGCCGCGCTCGTTCTTGATGCGCCCGAATTTCAAGTCGACGTCGTTGAGCTGCCGGAAAATCCGCCCGGCGGCGTCGGACATTTCCGTCTGCATGGCCAGCAGATTTTCTTCGCTGTCCGACAAGGTATGCGGCTTGTAGCGCAGAATCCGCTCCAACTGCAGCCGATACTCCGTCAGGCACTCCTCGGCGAGATACCGCTTCATCTTCGCTGGCGGGATCGCCATGATCTCCGGACGAATGTAGCTCGCGCGTTGCGCCGCCAAACTTGAAGCGTGCCGCAGACGGCCTTGCATCCGCTGGTAGTTGCTGTCGCCGGCGTCTTCCGCCGTTTTGAGGAACGCGTAGGTTCCCAGGCGTTCTCCGGCCCGCTCGAACTCAGCATCGAACTTCAACAGTTCCGCGAGCTTCTCGGCGTTCACATCCAGCTTGCCGCGAAATTCGTCGTAGCGCGGGATCAGCTTTTCCCATTTCCCAAAGGCCCGTTCCCAAGCCTGGTCGTTTTTGAACAGGCTGTCCAGATTCCAGCAATCGGCCGGATCGACATCGCTGCGTTTCGGTAGTTGCTTTGCAGTGGCCATGCAGTTTCAATCCGTTGTAGGGCGGGCCGACGAAAAACGAGCGGCGCATAACAGCGCTAGCCGCCGTGTCCTGCCAATTCAATCCAGCGACGTTCCGCGTGCGATTGCAGCACCGCGTCGGCCGCCACTTGCGCGTGCCAGCCGTCGTGGAAGCTCGGCACGGCGTCGCGACCTTCGACAATCGCCGAAACAAATTCCCAGACCAGG
Proteins encoded in this window:
- the pepF gene encoding oligoendopeptidase F, which translates into the protein MATAKQLPKRSDVDPADCWNLDSLFKNDQAWERAFGKWEKLIPRYDEFRGKLDVNAEKLAELLKFDAEFERAGERLGTYAFLKTAEDAGDSNYQRMQGRLRHASSLAAQRASYIRPEIMAIPPAKMKRYLAEECLTEYRLQLERILRYKPHTLSDSEENLLAMQTEMSDAAGRIFRQLNDVDLKFGRIKNERGGTIELSHATFSTCLHSPDRKIRKAAFHQYYEAYSSHANTLAASYAGAVQRDAYYAKARRHASSLDAALFPDRVPRSVYDNLISSVRAHLPSLYRYYELRRRRMKLKEIHHYDTYVPILSELERRHSWQQAVDVVIASLAPLGSEYGRVLERGLNDGWCDRYENQGKQSGAFSCGSFDGQPYILMNYQEAVLNHVFTLAHEAGHSMHSYFSAKSQPFQYYDYTIFVAEVASTFNEQLLLKHLLAKANDRRERAYLINKAIDDIRGTIFRQTMFAEFEKITHELVEAGEPLTVARLRSAYRELLTAYFGPEFVIDECLDLECLRIPHFYRAFYVYKYATGLSAAIALAERVTTGGKAELQAYLGFLKGGCSKYPLDLLRDAGVDMEQPGPVDTALSSFGALVDELDTLL